A single genomic interval of Stieleria maiorica harbors:
- a CDS encoding NADPH-dependent assimilatory sulfite reductase hemoprotein subunit, which produces MSTEAPKLSPVEKIKEASEYLKGTIDTEMAADTDHFGKSDIQLLKFHGTYQQDDRDKRAELKKAGGGKAFAMMVRCRIPAGRITSEQMLAQLDLCDELGDSTMKITSRQTLQLHGVLKKDLRKTIHRINEIELSTLAACGDVNRNIMCCPAKRADGVHQEMLTLTDELVTALAPQTPAYHELWLTDPETGEKTLEGGGPIVEPLYGPTYLPRKFKVGIALPEDNCIDIYTQDLGFLAIVRDGKIIGYNVLVGGGMGTTPALKKTYPALAKRMAFCTPDQAIEVAKAVIKVQRDHGNREDRKVARMKYLVDNWGVEKFRRAVEEQFGGPLADCEPDDVTGFDDHMGWQDQGDGKWSYGLNIENGRLYDNEHRQLKAMMREVCRTFGTELRMTGHQSIIVTDIDPADKDKLIEIIRRHNVRTTEETSTVRRWSMACVALPTCGLAITESERRLPSLIDDLEPPLAKLGLDKERFTIRVTGCPNGCARPYNADLALVGKAKDRYSLFAGGGWLGNRLAYLYKDLVPSDQIVDEIVAIASAYKANRNENESLGDFCARVGQEDLTVMAAAAPKP; this is translated from the coding sequence ATGTCTACCGAAGCGCCGAAGCTTAGCCCGGTCGAAAAAATCAAAGAGGCGAGCGAGTACCTTAAAGGCACCATCGACACGGAGATGGCCGCCGACACCGATCATTTCGGCAAATCCGACATCCAGTTGCTGAAATTCCATGGCACCTATCAACAAGACGACCGCGACAAGCGGGCCGAGCTGAAGAAAGCCGGCGGCGGTAAAGCGTTCGCGATGATGGTCCGCTGTCGGATTCCCGCCGGGCGGATCACCAGCGAGCAGATGCTCGCCCAGCTGGATCTGTGTGACGAACTCGGTGATTCGACGATGAAGATCACTTCGCGGCAGACGCTGCAGTTGCACGGGGTGCTCAAGAAAGACCTCCGCAAAACGATCCATCGCATCAACGAGATCGAACTGTCGACGCTGGCCGCTTGTGGCGATGTCAACCGAAACATCATGTGCTGCCCCGCCAAACGGGCCGACGGCGTTCATCAGGAAATGTTGACGCTGACCGACGAATTGGTCACCGCCCTGGCGCCGCAAACGCCGGCCTACCACGAGCTGTGGCTGACCGATCCGGAAACCGGTGAAAAAACGCTCGAAGGCGGCGGCCCGATCGTCGAACCGCTGTACGGGCCAACCTATCTGCCGCGAAAGTTCAAGGTCGGGATCGCCCTGCCCGAGGACAACTGCATCGACATCTACACGCAAGACCTGGGGTTCTTGGCGATCGTCCGCGACGGCAAGATCATCGGCTACAACGTGCTGGTCGGCGGCGGCATGGGGACCACCCCCGCGCTCAAGAAGACCTATCCCGCGCTGGCCAAACGGATGGCGTTCTGCACGCCCGATCAAGCGATCGAAGTCGCCAAGGCGGTCATCAAGGTCCAACGCGATCACGGCAACCGCGAAGACCGGAAGGTCGCCCGGATGAAGTATCTGGTCGACAATTGGGGCGTCGAAAAATTCCGCCGCGCGGTCGAAGAACAGTTCGGCGGCCCGCTTGCCGATTGCGAACCCGATGACGTGACCGGCTTTGACGACCACATGGGTTGGCAAGACCAGGGCGACGGCAAATGGTCCTATGGACTGAACATCGAAAATGGGCGTCTGTATGACAACGAACACCGTCAGCTCAAAGCGATGATGCGCGAAGTGTGCCGAACCTTCGGCACCGAGTTGCGGATGACCGGGCACCAGAGCATCATCGTGACCGACATCGATCCGGCCGACAAAGACAAGTTGATCGAAATCATCCGTCGGCACAACGTCCGCACCACCGAAGAAACCAGCACGGTTCGACGTTGGTCGATGGCCTGCGTCGCACTGCCCACCTGTGGCCTGGCGATCACCGAGAGCGAACGACGGCTGCCCAGTTTGATCGACGACCTGGAACCACCGCTGGCCAAGCTCGGTCTGGACAAGGAACGCTTCACGATCCGCGTGACCGGTTGCCCCAACGGCTGTGCCCGCCCGTACAACGCCGACTTGGCATTGGTCGGAAAGGCCAAGGACCGCTACAGCCTGTTCGCCGGCGGAGGCTGGTTGGGCAACCGACTGGCGTACCTCTACAAAGATCTGGTCCCGTCGGACCAAATCGTCGACGAGATCGTCGCCATCGCATCGGCATACAAGGCCAATCGAAACGAAAATGAATCGCTGGGCGATTTCTGTGCCCGCGTCGGACAGGAAGACCTGACCGTGATGGCCGCCGCGGCTCCCAAGCCGTAG
- a CDS encoding protein kinase domain-containing protein: MNKTAHGDSPDSDSRDSDSPDENSRHTPSSPTAGETPNRSEQQPSGGSEPGATSGNSGDGNPGGGNSGDGNFKAGDGTNHAAAATRDAPTIPLSTASLVGSRLAGYLILSRLGRGGMADVYAARDMALDRDVAIKVLRPDLARDRDYITRFRREAKAAAKLNHSNIVQIYEVGEDVSRHYIAQELISGQNLREYVERNGAVDPEQAIEILYGVASALDAAAIEGITHRDIKPENIMWSKSGSVKVADFGLARWGNDADGSRADLTQAGLTLGTPRYMSPEQVQGLPVDPRSDLYSLGVTMYHLLAGRPPFEADDPLALAFSHVNETPKPLDRVRGDKDVPEWLIAIIAKLLRKDPAERFQSPGELLDALTGDDATQQSNTRRLAGAATATARLQRVADEQKRKRARGRKRALALSLVPLLAIGLGVAAASQVQRPSVADLLRPDQVPRRGSVEEQYLEAAERDDVQAWKAIETYFPPGDSAVMQAYVSKAKLQLARLYLEQNRTAEAEATLVEILNDTTTDRKYRLIALARRVQAAQQTGNKLRVDEAKRQLKAAYSDIKSSNAEAISLFEAVFSGRDRLDLGIDPEPTE; this comes from the coding sequence ATGAATAAGACGGCGCACGGTGATTCACCTGACAGCGATTCACGTGACAGTGATTCACCCGACGAAAACTCCCGCCACACGCCCTCATCTCCGACGGCAGGCGAGACGCCCAATCGGTCCGAGCAGCAGCCATCGGGCGGATCGGAACCCGGGGCAACGTCCGGTAATTCCGGGGACGGTAATCCCGGGGGGGGGAATTCCGGGGACGGTAATTTCAAGGCAGGCGACGGAACGAATCACGCGGCAGCGGCGACGCGAGACGCTCCGACGATCCCGCTGTCGACGGCCAGTCTGGTCGGATCCCGGCTGGCCGGCTACCTGATCCTCAGCCGCCTGGGACGCGGCGGGATGGCGGACGTTTACGCCGCGCGTGACATGGCACTCGACCGCGACGTGGCCATCAAAGTGTTGCGCCCCGACCTGGCTCGCGACCGCGATTACATCACACGGTTCCGCCGCGAAGCCAAAGCGGCGGCCAAGTTGAATCACTCCAACATCGTGCAAATCTACGAAGTCGGCGAGGATGTTTCGCGGCACTACATCGCTCAGGAGCTAATCTCTGGACAAAATCTTCGCGAATACGTCGAACGCAACGGGGCGGTCGATCCGGAGCAGGCGATCGAGATCCTGTACGGCGTCGCCTCGGCCCTCGATGCGGCGGCGATCGAAGGCATCACCCATCGGGACATCAAACCCGAAAACATCATGTGGTCCAAGTCGGGTTCGGTGAAGGTCGCCGACTTCGGACTGGCCCGATGGGGCAACGATGCCGATGGCAGTCGCGCCGACCTGACCCAGGCGGGGCTGACCTTGGGGACGCCGCGTTACATGAGCCCGGAGCAAGTCCAGGGGCTGCCGGTGGATCCACGCAGCGACTTGTACTCGCTGGGCGTGACGATGTACCACCTGTTGGCCGGGCGGCCGCCGTTCGAGGCCGATGATCCGTTGGCGCTGGCGTTTTCCCATGTCAACGAAACGCCCAAACCGCTGGACCGTGTCCGCGGCGACAAGGATGTCCCGGAATGGTTGATCGCGATCATTGCCAAATTGTTGCGCAAGGATCCGGCCGAGCGATTTCAGTCGCCCGGCGAGTTGCTCGATGCGTTGACCGGGGACGATGCCACCCAGCAGAGCAACACGCGTCGCTTGGCCGGTGCGGCGACCGCGACGGCGCGTCTGCAACGCGTCGCTGATGAACAAAAACGCAAACGGGCCCGGGGCCGCAAACGGGCACTCGCGCTCAGTCTGGTCCCCCTGTTGGCAATCGGTCTAGGGGTTGCCGCGGCCTCCCAGGTGCAACGCCCCTCGGTGGCGGACTTGCTGCGGCCCGATCAGGTTCCCCGCCGGGGATCGGTCGAAGAGCAGTACTTGGAAGCCGCCGAGCGTGACGACGTTCAGGCCTGGAAAGCGATCGAGACCTACTTTCCGCCCGGCGACAGCGCCGTCATGCAAGCGTATGTCAGCAAGGCCAAACTGCAACTGGCACGGCTGTATCTGGAACAGAATCGCACGGCCGAAGCCGAGGCCACGCTGGTCGAAATCCTCAACGACACAACCACGGATCGGAAGTACCGGCTGATCGCGTTGGCCCGCCGGGTTCAGGCCGCTCAACAGACCGGTAACAAGCTGCGTGTCGACGAAGCGAAACGGCAACTCAAAGCCGCCTACTCGGACATCAAATCCTCCAACGCCGAAGCGATCAGTCTGTTTGAAGCCGTGTTTTCCGGCCGCGATCGGCTGGATCTGGGAATCGACCCCGAGCCGACCGAATAA
- a CDS encoding ThuA domain-containing protein, whose protein sequence is MPTEHRPRFVSLLIAAIAAGSFSLVSLHAETLSAQDPDPWEQKKAERFKPLTENDKRQIEAAVPAEPAAKPAAKRRVLVFYRCEGFIHTSIPHANQCVRVMGEKSKAFEADFADTYDVFQAENLAKYDAILLNNTTHMQFPEPSQRDAFMDFIIGGKGLIGFHAASDNFSRHPDCLAIVGGTFAGHPWGAGGKWAFKLDDPGHVLNAAFGRSGFWHTDEIYQYKPESYVGTKVLRVLVSLDMSKEAVSSRINDGPREVPVSWVRKAGDGRVFYTNFGHREDTFANSAIVKHMLDGIQYALGDLPADATPTDEMENLQPAPAPAAR, encoded by the coding sequence ATGCCCACCGAACATCGTCCCCGATTTGTCTCGCTTCTGATCGCCGCGATCGCTGCCGGTTCGTTCAGCCTCGTTTCGCTCCACGCCGAGACCTTGTCCGCCCAAGACCCCGATCCGTGGGAACAGAAGAAGGCCGAGCGATTTAAACCGCTGACCGAGAACGACAAGCGTCAAATCGAAGCCGCCGTCCCAGCCGAGCCGGCAGCCAAACCTGCGGCCAAACGTCGTGTTCTAGTTTTCTATCGGTGCGAAGGCTTCATCCACACCTCGATCCCACATGCCAACCAATGTGTCCGCGTGATGGGGGAAAAGTCGAAAGCGTTCGAGGCCGATTTCGCCGACACCTATGACGTGTTCCAGGCCGAGAATTTGGCCAAGTATGACGCCATCTTGCTGAACAACACCACCCACATGCAGTTTCCCGAACCGTCACAGCGCGATGCCTTCATGGACTTCATCATCGGCGGCAAAGGGCTGATCGGTTTCCACGCGGCCAGCGACAACTTCAGCCGGCACCCCGACTGTCTGGCGATCGTCGGCGGCACCTTCGCCGGCCACCCCTGGGGCGCCGGAGGGAAGTGGGCGTTCAAGTTGGATGACCCCGGCCATGTGCTCAACGCCGCCTTCGGTCGATCAGGGTTCTGGCACACCGATGAAATCTACCAGTACAAACCGGAATCGTATGTCGGCACGAAGGTTTTGCGAGTGTTGGTCAGTCTGGATATGAGCAAGGAAGCCGTTTCCAGCCGCATCAACGACGGTCCTCGCGAGGTCCCCGTCTCCTGGGTCCGCAAGGCGGGTGACGGCCGCGTGTTCTACACCAATTTTGGTCACCGCGAAGACACGTTCGCCAATTCCGCGATCGTCAAACACATGCTCGATGGCATCCAATACGCACTCGGGGATTTACCCGCCGACGCGACTCCCACCGACGAAATGGAAAACCTGCAACCTGCGCCAGCCCCCGCTGCACGATAA
- the folD gene encoding bifunctional methylenetetrahydrofolate dehydrogenase/methenyltetrahydrofolate cyclohydrolase FolD — translation MTAVILDGKQVAAEIRAETAKEVADFVAGGAPPPCLTAVLVGEDPASQVYVRNKARACEKAGIDGRTHRLPADAGQDELMALIAELNTDTNVNGILVQLPLPTTDAVRYDEREILDAIDPLKDVDAFSPVNVGLLMQGRPRFLPCTPHGIVQLLGRSNLSVAGKKVCVVGRSDIVGKPMAMMLAQKTGACGPEVANATVTLAHSRTADLASVCRDADCLIAAVGRPEMITADMIKPGAIVIDVGINRVGDKLVGDVAFDQAKEVASAITPVPGGVGPLTIAMLLHNTLAAAKLQSGR, via the coding sequence ATGACGGCAGTGATTTTGGATGGAAAGCAGGTCGCGGCGGAAATTCGCGCCGAGACGGCCAAGGAAGTCGCGGACTTTGTCGCCGGCGGCGCCCCGCCACCCTGCCTGACCGCCGTGTTGGTGGGCGAGGACCCCGCCAGCCAGGTCTATGTGCGAAATAAGGCCCGGGCCTGTGAAAAAGCCGGGATCGACGGCCGCACCCACCGTTTGCCCGCCGACGCCGGCCAAGACGAGCTGATGGCGCTGATCGCCGAACTGAACACCGACACCAACGTCAACGGCATCTTGGTCCAGCTGCCGCTGCCGACGACCGACGCCGTCCGGTATGACGAACGAGAAATCCTCGATGCCATCGATCCGCTCAAAGACGTCGACGCCTTTTCGCCGGTCAACGTCGGACTGTTGATGCAGGGTCGCCCGCGATTCTTGCCCTGCACCCCCCACGGAATCGTCCAGCTGCTCGGTCGTTCCAATTTGTCGGTGGCTGGAAAAAAGGTCTGCGTCGTCGGCCGCAGCGACATCGTCGGCAAACCGATGGCGATGATGTTGGCCCAAAAAACCGGGGCCTGTGGTCCCGAAGTCGCCAACGCCACCGTGACGCTGGCCCACAGTCGCACCGCAGACCTGGCGTCCGTTTGTCGCGACGCCGATTGCTTGATCGCCGCCGTCGGACGCCCCGAAATGATCACCGCTGACATGATCAAACCCGGCGCGATCGTGATCGACGTCGGCATCAACCGCGTCGGCGACAAACTGGTCGGCGACGTCGCGTTTGACCAGGCCAAAGAAGTCGCCTCGGCGATCACGCCGGTCCCCGGCGGCGTCGGACCGCTGACGATCGCCATGCTGCTGCACAACACCCTGGCCGCGGCAAAACTGCAAAGCGGACGTTAG
- a CDS encoding FHA domain-containing protein, whose product MFNITLLQTNGSRKGTRYHLETSPFLIGRGDECDVTFSSRSVSRKHCSIVFDDANVWVQDLNSRNGTVVGGDPLAPDVPRQLSHHDRLRIGKYTFRISIRDRQTRKPHRFGPVDLSTLSGPGIVPQDRAKGAAQLLSELDELAARLDRPSDGKPRPADRAIQARPGTEPERDVTSATSASSPADKLRDDASTQSGDADESDESTKVTMADEPRAKASDDEPSTDTKKIPPHLRPKGPKDSQSAASAALRNLFVR is encoded by the coding sequence TTGTTTAATATCACTCTCCTTCAGACCAACGGTTCGCGAAAGGGCACTCGATATCACCTTGAAACCTCCCCCTTTCTGATCGGCCGTGGCGATGAGTGTGACGTGACGTTTTCGTCGCGATCGGTCAGCCGGAAACATTGCAGCATCGTGTTTGATGACGCCAACGTTTGGGTCCAGGACCTGAACAGTCGCAATGGAACTGTCGTCGGAGGCGATCCGCTCGCGCCCGACGTTCCCCGACAACTGTCCCATCACGACAGGCTTCGGATCGGTAAGTACACCTTTCGTATCTCGATCCGCGACCGGCAGACCAGGAAACCCCATCGCTTCGGGCCGGTCGACCTTTCGACACTTTCCGGACCTGGCATCGTGCCGCAGGACCGGGCCAAAGGGGCAGCCCAGCTGCTGAGCGAATTGGACGAACTCGCCGCGCGGCTTGATCGCCCGAGCGACGGCAAACCCCGCCCGGCCGACAGGGCAATCCAAGCCCGCCCGGGGACCGAACCCGAGCGTGACGTCACGTCTGCCACGTCCGCGAGTTCACCAGCCGACAAGCTGCGTGATGACGCTTCCACTCAGTCGGGCGATGCTGATGAATCCGACGAGTCGACCAAAGTGACGATGGCGGACGAGCCGCGGGCCAAGGCATCCGACGACGAACCGTCGACTGACACCAAGAAGATCCCGCCACACTTGCGCCCCAAGGGGCCCAAAGATTCCCAGAGCGCCGCCTCGGCTGCGCTGCGAAACCTGTTTGTGCGGTAG
- a CDS encoding methyltransferase RsmF C-terminal domain-like protein — protein sequence MSALEGTLDDSDGASEADADLRRSLAAALGTVAISAEEFAAFSAALLSRHRNALRYRSEIDRPDISLPVRPVDWYSLGYQCTDPDVRPSRTLDYAAGDYFIQDAGSMLALAACQADAVPERNRLICDLCAAPGGKSSALLESIGDGFLLANEPIKSRIAPLAYNLARTGIDRYAISSLDPEVLHTRLGGVFDLVLADVPCSGQALLGRGKQSLAAVSPAQIEHSALRARRILAAAIGLLRPGGRLVLSTCTFAEAENESQVRWLLDKDGMAPEPIDRLAEYASDDSGCSYRLWPHRHRCAGSFAASLRSDIGAAVAAEPASGKKRKRREKPERLPDELGDWFGTAPQRSQVAGAVIRCLPEDAPSWAESISVAGPELAYRTGQTWKPSHEASLRRSGALRGVQSIEVDDSTARQYLSGQPIACGQTGWCVVRHRGRPLGWVKASRGTGKNHLPVAARMDVGVG from the coding sequence GTGAGCGCGCTTGAGGGAACCCTCGATGACTCCGATGGCGCGAGTGAAGCCGATGCGGACCTTCGGCGTTCGCTTGCCGCGGCGCTCGGCACGGTCGCGATCTCCGCCGAAGAGTTTGCTGCATTTTCGGCGGCGTTGCTATCGCGTCATCGCAATGCATTGCGTTACCGCAGCGAGATCGACCGACCGGACATCTCGCTTCCCGTGCGCCCCGTCGACTGGTATTCACTCGGGTACCAGTGCACCGATCCGGATGTCAGGCCCAGCCGGACGTTGGACTATGCCGCCGGTGATTATTTCATCCAGGACGCCGGGTCGATGTTGGCCCTCGCCGCCTGCCAGGCCGACGCGGTGCCCGAACGGAACCGATTGATCTGTGACTTGTGTGCCGCACCGGGCGGTAAATCGAGCGCGCTGTTGGAATCGATCGGCGATGGTTTTCTGCTGGCCAACGAACCGATCAAGTCTCGGATCGCGCCACTGGCATACAACCTGGCGCGAACCGGAATCGACCGATACGCGATCTCCAGCCTGGATCCCGAAGTCCTGCACACGCGACTCGGCGGCGTCTTCGATTTGGTCTTGGCCGATGTTCCTTGCAGCGGCCAGGCGCTCTTGGGCCGCGGCAAGCAAAGTCTGGCGGCGGTTTCTCCGGCCCAAATTGAACACAGCGCGCTGCGGGCCCGACGAATCCTGGCAGCGGCGATCGGCTTGCTGCGTCCGGGCGGTCGGCTGGTACTTAGCACCTGCACGTTCGCCGAAGCGGAGAACGAATCGCAAGTGCGTTGGCTGCTGGACAAGGATGGCATGGCGCCCGAGCCGATCGATCGATTGGCCGAGTATGCGAGTGATGATTCCGGTTGCAGCTATCGATTGTGGCCGCACCGGCATCGTTGTGCGGGCAGCTTTGCCGCCTCGTTGCGATCAGACATCGGCGCCGCGGTCGCGGCCGAGCCGGCGTCGGGAAAGAAACGGAAGCGTCGCGAGAAACCGGAGCGGTTGCCCGACGAGCTGGGGGATTGGTTTGGCACCGCGCCACAGCGTTCTCAAGTCGCCGGGGCGGTCATTCGGTGCCTGCCCGAGGACGCGCCGTCGTGGGCGGAATCGATTTCCGTCGCCGGCCCAGAACTCGCCTATCGCACCGGTCAAACCTGGAAACCGTCGCACGAGGCGTCGCTGCGCCGCTCCGGCGCGTTGCGGGGAGTGCAATCGATTGAGGTCGACGACTCCACGGCGCGGCAGTACCTGAGCGGACAACCGATCGCGTGCGGGCAGACGGGCTGGTGCGTGGTGCGCCACCGCGGTCGGCCGCTGGGTTGGGTCAAGGCGTCACGCGGGACCGGCAAGAACCATCTGCCGGTCGCGGCCAGAATGGATGTGGGCGTGGGATAG
- the larE gene encoding ATP-dependent sacrificial sulfur transferase LarE — MTIDSSTSQRADLSLGSAVSSRPTAQSELESMPVESRAAELIEWFRGRGVIAVAFSGGVDSSVVLAAALASAADSVTAVTAVSPSVARWQIELAESIATHLGADHRLIETDEVSLPQYSVNDASRCFHCKSTLYQTLDRLCQSPDLDSATIVSGTNADDLGDYRPGIAAGDRAGVLKPLAELGIDKSGVRALARHFGLPNASLPASPCLASRIAYGVRVTPERLGQVEQAEELLRAMGLANVRVRYHEGGLARIEVPADQISKLADAPVRTKLSQRLTEIGFRYVTLDLQGFASGSMNRQLVSLGGPTDTVA; from the coding sequence ATGACGATCGATTCATCCACTTCCCAGCGAGCCGACCTGTCACTCGGATCCGCGGTGAGTTCCCGTCCGACTGCGCAGTCGGAACTGGAATCGATGCCGGTGGAATCGCGGGCTGCAGAGTTGATTGAGTGGTTCCGGGGCCGCGGTGTGATCGCGGTGGCGTTCTCCGGCGGCGTGGACAGCAGCGTGGTGTTGGCCGCCGCACTCGCCAGTGCGGCCGATTCGGTCACGGCGGTCACGGCGGTCTCGCCCAGTGTGGCTCGCTGGCAAATCGAATTGGCCGAATCGATCGCCACACATTTGGGCGCCGACCATCGATTGATCGAGACCGACGAGGTGTCGTTGCCGCAGTACAGCGTCAATGACGCGTCTCGCTGTTTTCACTGCAAGAGCACGCTTTACCAGACGCTCGACCGCTTGTGCCAAAGTCCGGACTTGGATTCCGCAACGATCGTGTCGGGCACCAATGCCGACGATTTGGGGGACTATCGACCGGGCATCGCCGCCGGCGACCGCGCGGGGGTGTTGAAACCGTTGGCGGAATTGGGGATCGATAAATCCGGCGTGCGGGCGTTGGCGCGGCACTTCGGATTGCCCAACGCATCCTTGCCCGCTTCGCCTTGCTTGGCCAGCCGAATCGCGTATGGCGTCCGTGTCACGCCGGAGCGATTGGGCCAGGTGGAACAGGCCGAAGAGCTGCTGCGTGCGATGGGATTGGCAAACGTACGCGTCCGCTATCACGAGGGCGGGTTGGCACGCATCGAAGTGCCGGCTGACCAGATCAGCAAACTCGCCGACGCCCCGGTGCGTACCAAGTTGTCGCAGCGGTTGACCGAAATCGGTTTCCGCTATGTCACTTTGGACCTGCAAGGCTTTGCCAGTGGCAGCATGAATCGGCAACTCGTCTCCCTGGGCGGTCCGACCGACACGGTGGCGTAA
- a CDS encoding aldo/keto reductase, with amino-acid sequence MHSSKIVLGLWPIAGITTIGVTDRDARATLRAAIDAGITSFDTAYSYGYDGQSDRLLGEFVREDRDRFNVMGKVGQRWTDDRERIVDGSPRQLTLDAEESLRRMGIDAMDTLFLHSPDPNVALEESAAAMQRLQARGLCKRIGICNATAEQIDQFARHVSAEAIQCPLNLVQRETLSALIGPAQAAGRDVYVFWTLMKGLLAGKITRDHVFPEGDSRPGYAIFQGETRRRIHDAVDRLRDLGRQIDQTVAQLAIGWAISQSGVTAALVGARREEQIRELAGAREMPPETLAAVEQIVDECGCRA; translated from the coding sequence ATGCATTCTTCGAAAATTGTCTTGGGTTTGTGGCCGATCGCCGGCATCACCACGATCGGCGTGACCGACCGCGACGCGCGGGCGACCCTGCGGGCCGCGATCGACGCCGGCATCACGTCCTTCGACACCGCGTACAGCTACGGGTACGACGGCCAGAGCGATCGTTTGCTCGGGGAGTTCGTCCGTGAGGACCGCGATCGTTTCAACGTCATGGGCAAGGTCGGCCAACGTTGGACCGATGACCGCGAACGCATCGTCGACGGTTCGCCCCGACAGTTGACCTTGGATGCCGAAGAGTCTTTGCGGCGGATGGGGATCGATGCGATGGACACGCTGTTCCTGCATTCCCCCGATCCCAATGTCGCGTTGGAAGAATCCGCCGCGGCGATGCAGCGTTTGCAAGCCCGTGGGCTGTGCAAACGCATCGGGATCTGTAATGCGACGGCCGAGCAAATCGATCAGTTCGCGCGTCATGTCTCCGCCGAAGCGATCCAGTGCCCGCTGAACCTGGTGCAACGTGAAACCCTGTCCGCGTTGATCGGGCCGGCTCAGGCGGCCGGCCGTGACGTGTACGTGTTCTGGACGCTGATGAAGGGATTGCTGGCGGGAAAGATCACCCGCGATCACGTCTTCCCCGAGGGCGATAGCCGGCCAGGGTATGCGATCTTTCAAGGCGAAACGCGGCGTCGGATTCACGACGCGGTCGATCGGCTGCGAGACTTGGGGCGTCAGATCGATCAAACCGTCGCACAGCTTGCCATCGGCTGGGCGATTTCTCAAAGTGGTGTGACCGCCGCACTGGTCGGGGCGCGTCGCGAAGAACAGATTCGGGAATTGGCCGGGGCGCGCGAGATGCCGCCGGAGACACTCGCCGCGGTGGAGCAGATCGTCGACGAGTGCGGGTGTCGCGCGTAG
- a CDS encoding class I SAM-dependent methyltransferase — MNERSHGPGYRLLDFGQGRKLESFGGRLLDRPCPAADDRRKQRPDLWKDVDSRFDPQRRRWTHHTAWSDDLQVEFAGIRMPIAPTPFGHVGVFPEQLPNWRWLRETAPKAGGQASGLNLFAYTGASSIAMALEGMKVAHVDAAKPNVASARTVAGLNGLAEHPIRYLVDDAAKFVAREVRRGNRYHTIVMDPPAYGHGPSGKAWRLERDLWPLVDDCLSLLSPSGFRLLITGHSPQVAASDVVDYLRATLSEKLAVPVRQFDSLVDQGRLTLNDLGNRKLDAGFFVRVTFQSNVA; from the coding sequence GTGAATGAACGATCCCACGGACCGGGCTATCGGTTGCTGGATTTTGGCCAAGGTCGCAAGCTGGAATCGTTCGGCGGTCGGCTGCTGGACCGTCCCTGTCCGGCAGCCGACGATCGCCGGAAACAGCGACCTGATCTGTGGAAGGACGTCGATTCCAGGTTTGACCCGCAGCGCCGTCGTTGGACACATCACACTGCGTGGAGCGACGACCTGCAGGTCGAGTTTGCGGGGATCCGAATGCCGATCGCCCCGACGCCGTTCGGACACGTCGGCGTGTTCCCCGAACAGCTGCCCAATTGGCGTTGGCTGCGTGAGACCGCCCCCAAAGCCGGCGGCCAGGCGAGTGGGTTGAACCTGTTCGCCTACACCGGCGCAAGCTCGATCGCGATGGCGCTCGAGGGGATGAAGGTCGCCCACGTGGATGCTGCAAAACCCAACGTCGCGTCGGCGCGAACGGTCGCCGGGCTGAACGGATTGGCCGAGCACCCGATCCGTTACCTGGTCGATGACGCGGCCAAATTTGTCGCCCGCGAGGTCCGCCGCGGCAACCGGTACCACACGATTGTGATGGATCCCCCCGCCTACGGACACGGGCCTTCGGGCAAAGCATGGAGGCTGGAGCGTGACCTCTGGCCGCTGGTCGATGATTGTCTGTCGCTGCTGTCGCCGAGCGGATTTCGGCTGCTGATCACCGGCCATTCACCGCAAGTCGCGGCCTCCGACGTGGTAGACTATTTAAGGGCAACGCTGTCGGAAAAGCTTGCCGTTCCGGTCCGTCAGTTCGATTCGTTGGTCGACCAAGGACGTTTAACGCTGAACGATCTGGGGAATCGGAAACTCGACGCAGGCTTTTTTGTTCGAGTCACCTTCCAATCTAACGTTGCATGA